A genomic segment from Anas acuta chromosome 29, bAnaAcu1.1, whole genome shotgun sequence encodes:
- the ITGA7 gene encoding integrin alpha-7 isoform X6 has translation MSPRCPHGVSRCRVPVQHPRGVSPCSVPALSPSCVTVRCPHSVSLSPCSVPPPCHRAASPPPGAPRCALPVLQHPRGASPRALPVPPGTVPALSPCRVPPPPPSPFACHSPRGGGRAGRQPGPQGRGADRSGGERPARNGRERRGAAGSGGERGAMAGPRWLPWLWLSLLGSAAFNLDAGSTLLKDGAKGSLFGFSVALHRQLSPEPASWLLVGAPLAPALPSQAANRTGGLFACPLTPELSDCWRVPIDEGVDLQRESKENQWLGVSVKSQGAGGKIVTCAHLYEARNRVRQPLETRDVIGRCFVLSQDLRVRDELDGGEWKFCEGRPQGHDRFGFCQQGLAAAFSPDQHYILFGAPGTYNWKGLLFVTNVDSSDPDQLVYKSPDPNEKVPGAAGDVPQNSYLGFSVDSGAGLTRRQELSFVSGAPRANHTGAVLILRRDSAQRLVPEAVLRGEQLTSAFGYALAVLDLNSDGWMDLVVGAPHFFERKEEIGGAAYVYINPAGHWDAAAPLRLNGTRGSMFGIALGAAGDLNQDGFEDLAVGAPFDGAGKVYIYHGSNLGIVAKPAQVLDGEGVGVTAFGYALSGGLDVDGNLYPDLLVGSLSDTVVLYRARPVVHVSRNVSLVPPNIDLEQSNCQHQEGVCVDVRACFSYTASPASYSPPLVLEYVFDADTERRRLGHAPRVAFLGRRPSDPEHQFSNTVELPRQHARACVKATFQLQDSIRDKLRPIAVTLAYGIQGAGVTQHSRGATRHSRGATRHSRGAALPPLSPVLSPQQPSSQRTEVHFLKQGCGDDKICQSNLQLHFQFCARLGDADFVPLPRGEDGTAIFAMSDQKDVALEIHVTNLPSDPAEPQRDGDDAHEAVLTATFPEELPYSAVRPYDGRAPSDKPVVCLANQNGSQVECELGNPLKRGAQVRFYLILSTLGITLQTTDLAVELALSTISEQPGLEPVVARARVVIELPLSVTGVAVPPRLFFGGVVRGESAVRRESQVGSAVRFEVTVSNRGQSLKTLGSAFLTLQWPHEISNGKWLLYPLQLELAAAPGPRASCSPAANPLQLALEPPGDTELAEAPAAGSWRVPAPAERKKNVTLDCAQGTARCLAFRCPLHSFERAAVLTARGRLWNSTFLEEFLAVTSVELIVRASVSVTSSIKNLVLKDASTQIPVTIYLDPGVAVAGGVPWWVILLAVLAGILVLALLVFILWKCGFFKRSSQTSRYTTNYYRARRRLQPSEADKQALEGQR, from the exons ATGTCCCCACGGTGTCCCCACGGTGTGTCCCGGTGCCGTGTCCCCGTGCAGCACCCCCGTGGTGTGTCCCCGTGCAGtgtcccagccctgtccccaagctGTGTCACCGTGCGGTGTCCCCACAgcgtgtccctgtccccctgcagtGTCCCCCCGCCGTGTCACCGCGctgcgtcccccccccccggtgctccccgcTGCGCCCTCCCggtgctgcagcatccccgCGGCGCGTCCCCGCGCGCTCTCCCGGTGCCACCGGGCACTGTCCCAGCGCTGTCCCCgtgccgtgtcccccccccccccccctccccttttgcCTGTCACTCgccgcggggcgggggccgCGCTGGCCGCCAGCCGGGTCCGCAGGGGCGGGGGGCGGACCggagcggcggggagcggccggCGAGGAACGGACGggagcggcggggagcggcggggagcggcggggagcggggcgccATGGCGGGGCCGCGGtggctgccctggctgtggcTGTCCCTGCTGGGCAGCGCCGCCTTCAACCTGGACGCGGGCAGCACCCTGCTGAAGGACGGCGCCAAGGGCAGCCTCTTCGGGTTCTCGGTGGCCCTGCACCGGCAGCTCAGCCCCGAGCCGGCCAGCTG gctgctggtgggggCCCCCCTGGCGCCGGCGCTGCCCAGCCAAGCCGCCAACCGCACCGGGGGGCTCTTCGCCTGCCCGCTGACCCCCGAGCTCTCCGACTGCTGGCGGGTGCCCATCGACGAGGGAG TTGACCTGCAGAGAGAGAGCAAAGAGAACCAGTGGCTGGGGGTGAGCGTGAAGAGCCAGGGCGCCGGCGGCAAGATCGTG ACCTGCGCCCACCTGTACGAGGCGCGGAATCGGGTGCGGCAGCCCCTGGAGACGCGGGACGTGATCGGGCGCTGCTTCGTGCTGAGCCAGGACCTGCGGGTGCGCGACGAGCTGGACGGCGGCGAGTGGAAATTCTGCGAGGGGCGGCCGCAGGGCCACGACCGCTTCGGCTTCTGCCAGCAGGGCCTGGCCGCCGCCTTCAGCCCCGACCAGCACTACATCCTCTTCGGGGCCCCCGGCACCTACAACTGGAAGG GTTTGTTGTTTGTGACAAACGTTGATAGCTCAGACCCCGACCAGCTGGTCTACAAAAGCCCCGACCCCAACGAGAAGGTGCCCGGCGCGGCCGGCGACGTGCCCCAGAATAGCTACTTGG GTTTCTCGGTGGATTCGGGCGCGGGCCTGACGCGGCGGCAGGAGCTGAGCTTCGTGAGCGGCGCCCCCCGCGCCAACCACACGGGCGCCGTCCTCATCCTGCGCCGCGACAGCGCCCAGCGCCTGGTGCCCGAGGCCGTGCTGCGGGGCGAGCAGCTCACCTCCGCCTTCGGCTACGCCCTGGCCGTGCTGGACCTCAACAGCGATGG CTGGATGGACCTGGTGGTGGGGGCCCCCCACTTCTTTGAGCGCAAGGAGGAGATCGGGGGGGCCGCCTACGTCTACATCAACCCCGCGGGGCACTGGGACGCCGCCGCCCCCCTGCGCCTCAACGGCACCCGCGGCTCCATGTTCGGCATCGCCCTGGGCGCTGCCGGGGACCTCAACCAGGACGGCTTCGAGG ATCTGGCTGTGGGAGCCCCCTTTGATGGCGCTGGCAAGGTTTACATCTACCACGGCAGCAACCTGGGCATCGTGGCCAAGCCGGCACAG GTCCTGGACGGGGAGGGCGTGGGGGTGACGGCCTTCGGGTACGCGCTCTCGGGGGGGCTGGACGTGGATGGGAACCTCTACCCCGACCTGCTCGTGGGCTCCCTCTCTGACACCGTGGTGCTGTACAG GGCTCGCCCCGTGGTGCACGTCTCCAGGAACGTCTCCCTGGTTCCCCCCAACATCGACCTGGAGCAGAGCAACTGCCAGCACCAGGAGGGCGTCTG CGTGGACGTCCGAGCCTGCTTCAGCTACACGGCCAGCCCGGCCAGCTACAGCCCCCCCCTCG TGCTGGAAtacgtcttcgatgccgacacggagcggcggcggctggGCCATGCCCCCCGCGTCGCCTTCCTCGGCCGCCGGCCCTCGGACCCCGAGCACCAGTTCTCCAACACCGTGGAGCTGCCCCGGCAGCACGCCCGCGCCTGCGTCAAAGCCACCTTCCAGCTCCAG GACAGTATCCGTGACAAGCTGCGCCCCATCGCCGTCACCCTCGCCTACGGCATCCAGGGGGCCGGGGTGACGCAGCACAGCCGGGGGGCCACACGGCACAGCCGGGGGGCGACGCGGCACAGCCGGGGGGCCGCCCTGCCCCCCCTGTCCCCCgtgctcagcccccagcagcccagcagccagcgCACTGAG gTTCACTTTCTGAAGCAGGGCTGCGGGGACGACAAAATCTGCCAGAGCAACCTGCAGCTGCACTTCCAGTTCTGCGCCCGCCTGGGGGACGCCGATTTTGTGCCCCTGCCCAG ggGTGAGGACGGCACTGCCATCTTCGCCATGAGCGACCAGAAGGACGTGGCCCTGGAGATCCACGTCACCAACCTGCCCTCGGACCCCGCGGAGCCGCAGCGGGACGGGGACGATGCCCACGAGGCCGTGCTCACCGCCACCTTCCCCGAGGAGCTGCCCTACTCCGCCGTGCGCCCCTATGACGGCCGGGCACCCTCG GACAAGCCGGTGGTTTGCCTCGCCAACCAGAACGGCTCGCAGGTGGAGTGCGAGCTGGGGAACCCCCTGAAACGCGGAGCCCAG GTGCGTTTCTACCTCATCCTCAGCACCCTGGGCATCACCCTCCAGACCACGGACCTGGCGGTGGAGCTGGCCCTGTCCAC GATCAGCGAGCAGCCGGGGCTGGAGCCGGTGGTGGCTCGGGCGCGCGTGGTCATCGAGCTGCCTCTCTCAGTGACGGG CGTGGCCGTGCCCCCCCGGCTCTTTTTCGGCGGGGTGGTGCGGGGCGAGAGCGCGGTGCGGCGGGAGAGCCAAGTGGGCAGCGCCGTGCGCTTCGAGGTGACG GTCTCCAACCGGGGCCAGTCGCTGAAGACGCTGGGCTCGGCCTTCCTCACGCTGCAGTGGCCCCACGAGATCAGCAATGGGAAGTGGCTGCTGTACccgctgcagctggagctggcggCGGCACCGGGGCCGCGGGCGTCCTGCAGCCCCGCTGCCAACCCGCTGCAGCTGGCCCTG GAGCCGCCAGGGGACACTGAGCTCGCCGAAGCGCCCGCCGCAGGGTCCTGGCGGGTGCCAGCGCCcgcagaaaggaaaaagaacgTGACACTG GACTGTGCCCAGGGCACCGCGCGCTGCCTGGCGTTCCGCTGCCCGCTGCACAGCTTTGAGCGCGCTGCCGTGCTCACCGCCCGCGGGCGGCTCTGGAACAGCACCTTCCTGGAG GAGTTCCTGGCCGTCACCTCAGTGGAGCTGATCGTGCGCGCCAGCGTCTCGGTGACCTCCTCCATCAAGAACCTGGTGCTGAAGGACGCCTCCACGCAG ATCCCCGTCACCATCTACTTGGACCCCGGCGTGGCGGTGGCCGGCGGCGTGCCCTGGTGGGTCATCCTCCTGGCCGTGCTGGCCGGCATCCTCGTCCTGGCCCTGCTGGTCTTCATCCTCTGGAAG TGCGGCTTCTTCAAGCGGAGCAGCCAAACCTCCCGCTACACCACTAATTATTACCGGGCCCGCCGGAGGCTGCAGCCCTCCGAGGCGGACAAGCAGGCTCTGGAGGGCCAGCGGTAA
- the ITGA7 gene encoding integrin alpha-7 isoform X5 produces MSPRCPHGVSRCRVPVQHPRGVSPCSVPALSPSCVTVRCPHSVSLSPCSVPPPCHRAASPPPGAPRCALPVLQHPRGASPRALPVPPGTVPALSPCRVPPPPPSPFACHSPRGGGRAGRQPGPQGRGADRSGGERPARNGRERRGAAGSGGERGAMAGPRWLPWLWLSLLGSAAFNLDAGSTLLKDGAKGSLFGFSVALHRQLSPEPASWLLVGAPLAPALPSQAANRTGGLFACPLTPELSDCWRVPIDEGVDLQRESKENQWLGVSVKSQGAGGKIVTCAHLYEARNRVRQPLETRDVIGRCFVLSQDLRVRDELDGGEWKFCEGRPQGHDRFGFCQQGLAAAFSPDQHYILFGAPGTYNWKGNLRVELLNQSSLDPLRYDDGPYEAGGEKDQDPSLIPVPANSYLGFSVDSGAGLTRRQELSFVSGAPRANHTGAVLILRRDSAQRLVPEAVLRGEQLTSAFGYALAVLDLNSDGWMDLVVGAPHFFERKEEIGGAAYVYINPAGHWDAAAPLRLNGTRGSMFGIALGAAGDLNQDGFEDLAVGAPFDGAGKVYIYHGSNLGIVAKPAQVLDGEGVGVTAFGYALSGGLDVDGNLYPDLLVGSLSDTVVLYRARPVVHVSRNVSLVPPNIDLEQSNCQHQEGVCVDVRACFSYTASPASYSPPLVLEYVFDADTERRRLGHAPRVAFLGRRPSDPEHQFSNTVELPRQHARACVKATFQLQDSIRDKLRPIAVTLAYGIQGAGVTQHSRGATRHSRGATRHSRGAALPPLSPVLSPQQPSSQRTEVHFLKQGCGDDKICQSNLQLHFQFCARLGDADFVPLPRGEDGTAIFAMSDQKDVALEIHVTNLPSDPAEPQRDGDDAHEAVLTATFPEELPYSAVRPYDGRAPSDKPVVCLANQNGSQVECELGNPLKRGAQVRFYLILSTLGITLQTTDLAVELALSTISEQPGLEPVVARARVVIELPLSVTGVAVPPRLFFGGVVRGESAVRRESQVGSAVRFEVTVSNRGQSLKTLGSAFLTLQWPHEISNGKWLLYPLQLELAAAPGPRASCSPAANPLQLALEPPGDTELAEAPAAGSWRVPAPAERKKNVTLDCAQGTARCLAFRCPLHSFERAAVLTARGRLWNSTFLEEFLAVTSVELIVRASVSVTSSIKNLVLKDASTQIPVTIYLDPGVAVAGGVPWWVILLAVLAGILVLALLVFILWKCGFFKRSSQTSRYTTNYYRARRRLQPSEADKQALEGQR; encoded by the exons ATGTCCCCACGGTGTCCCCACGGTGTGTCCCGGTGCCGTGTCCCCGTGCAGCACCCCCGTGGTGTGTCCCCGTGCAGtgtcccagccctgtccccaagctGTGTCACCGTGCGGTGTCCCCACAgcgtgtccctgtccccctgcagtGTCCCCCCGCCGTGTCACCGCGctgcgtcccccccccccggtgctccccgcTGCGCCCTCCCggtgctgcagcatccccgCGGCGCGTCCCCGCGCGCTCTCCCGGTGCCACCGGGCACTGTCCCAGCGCTGTCCCCgtgccgtgtcccccccccccccccctccccttttgcCTGTCACTCgccgcggggcgggggccgCGCTGGCCGCCAGCCGGGTCCGCAGGGGCGGGGGGCGGACCggagcggcggggagcggccggCGAGGAACGGACGggagcggcggggagcggcggggagcggcggggagcggggcgccATGGCGGGGCCGCGGtggctgccctggctgtggcTGTCCCTGCTGGGCAGCGCCGCCTTCAACCTGGACGCGGGCAGCACCCTGCTGAAGGACGGCGCCAAGGGCAGCCTCTTCGGGTTCTCGGTGGCCCTGCACCGGCAGCTCAGCCCCGAGCCGGCCAGCTG gctgctggtgggggCCCCCCTGGCGCCGGCGCTGCCCAGCCAAGCCGCCAACCGCACCGGGGGGCTCTTCGCCTGCCCGCTGACCCCCGAGCTCTCCGACTGCTGGCGGGTGCCCATCGACGAGGGAG TTGACCTGCAGAGAGAGAGCAAAGAGAACCAGTGGCTGGGGGTGAGCGTGAAGAGCCAGGGCGCCGGCGGCAAGATCGTG ACCTGCGCCCACCTGTACGAGGCGCGGAATCGGGTGCGGCAGCCCCTGGAGACGCGGGACGTGATCGGGCGCTGCTTCGTGCTGAGCCAGGACCTGCGGGTGCGCGACGAGCTGGACGGCGGCGAGTGGAAATTCTGCGAGGGGCGGCCGCAGGGCCACGACCGCTTCGGCTTCTGCCAGCAGGGCCTGGCCGCCGCCTTCAGCCCCGACCAGCACTACATCCTCTTCGGGGCCCCCGGCACCTACAACTGGAAGG GGAACCTGCGCGTGGAGCTGCTTAACCAGAGCTCCCTCGACCCGCTGCGCTACGACGACGGCCCCTACGAAGCGGGGGGCGAGAAGGACCAGGACCCCTCGCTCATCCCCGTGCCCGCCAACAGCTACCTGG GTTTCTCGGTGGATTCGGGCGCGGGCCTGACGCGGCGGCAGGAGCTGAGCTTCGTGAGCGGCGCCCCCCGCGCCAACCACACGGGCGCCGTCCTCATCCTGCGCCGCGACAGCGCCCAGCGCCTGGTGCCCGAGGCCGTGCTGCGGGGCGAGCAGCTCACCTCCGCCTTCGGCTACGCCCTGGCCGTGCTGGACCTCAACAGCGATGG CTGGATGGACCTGGTGGTGGGGGCCCCCCACTTCTTTGAGCGCAAGGAGGAGATCGGGGGGGCCGCCTACGTCTACATCAACCCCGCGGGGCACTGGGACGCCGCCGCCCCCCTGCGCCTCAACGGCACCCGCGGCTCCATGTTCGGCATCGCCCTGGGCGCTGCCGGGGACCTCAACCAGGACGGCTTCGAGG ATCTGGCTGTGGGAGCCCCCTTTGATGGCGCTGGCAAGGTTTACATCTACCACGGCAGCAACCTGGGCATCGTGGCCAAGCCGGCACAG GTCCTGGACGGGGAGGGCGTGGGGGTGACGGCCTTCGGGTACGCGCTCTCGGGGGGGCTGGACGTGGATGGGAACCTCTACCCCGACCTGCTCGTGGGCTCCCTCTCTGACACCGTGGTGCTGTACAG GGCTCGCCCCGTGGTGCACGTCTCCAGGAACGTCTCCCTGGTTCCCCCCAACATCGACCTGGAGCAGAGCAACTGCCAGCACCAGGAGGGCGTCTG CGTGGACGTCCGAGCCTGCTTCAGCTACACGGCCAGCCCGGCCAGCTACAGCCCCCCCCTCG TGCTGGAAtacgtcttcgatgccgacacggagcggcggcggctggGCCATGCCCCCCGCGTCGCCTTCCTCGGCCGCCGGCCCTCGGACCCCGAGCACCAGTTCTCCAACACCGTGGAGCTGCCCCGGCAGCACGCCCGCGCCTGCGTCAAAGCCACCTTCCAGCTCCAG GACAGTATCCGTGACAAGCTGCGCCCCATCGCCGTCACCCTCGCCTACGGCATCCAGGGGGCCGGGGTGACGCAGCACAGCCGGGGGGCCACACGGCACAGCCGGGGGGCGACGCGGCACAGCCGGGGGGCCGCCCTGCCCCCCCTGTCCCCCgtgctcagcccccagcagcccagcagccagcgCACTGAG gTTCACTTTCTGAAGCAGGGCTGCGGGGACGACAAAATCTGCCAGAGCAACCTGCAGCTGCACTTCCAGTTCTGCGCCCGCCTGGGGGACGCCGATTTTGTGCCCCTGCCCAG ggGTGAGGACGGCACTGCCATCTTCGCCATGAGCGACCAGAAGGACGTGGCCCTGGAGATCCACGTCACCAACCTGCCCTCGGACCCCGCGGAGCCGCAGCGGGACGGGGACGATGCCCACGAGGCCGTGCTCACCGCCACCTTCCCCGAGGAGCTGCCCTACTCCGCCGTGCGCCCCTATGACGGCCGGGCACCCTCG GACAAGCCGGTGGTTTGCCTCGCCAACCAGAACGGCTCGCAGGTGGAGTGCGAGCTGGGGAACCCCCTGAAACGCGGAGCCCAG GTGCGTTTCTACCTCATCCTCAGCACCCTGGGCATCACCCTCCAGACCACGGACCTGGCGGTGGAGCTGGCCCTGTCCAC GATCAGCGAGCAGCCGGGGCTGGAGCCGGTGGTGGCTCGGGCGCGCGTGGTCATCGAGCTGCCTCTCTCAGTGACGGG CGTGGCCGTGCCCCCCCGGCTCTTTTTCGGCGGGGTGGTGCGGGGCGAGAGCGCGGTGCGGCGGGAGAGCCAAGTGGGCAGCGCCGTGCGCTTCGAGGTGACG GTCTCCAACCGGGGCCAGTCGCTGAAGACGCTGGGCTCGGCCTTCCTCACGCTGCAGTGGCCCCACGAGATCAGCAATGGGAAGTGGCTGCTGTACccgctgcagctggagctggcggCGGCACCGGGGCCGCGGGCGTCCTGCAGCCCCGCTGCCAACCCGCTGCAGCTGGCCCTG GAGCCGCCAGGGGACACTGAGCTCGCCGAAGCGCCCGCCGCAGGGTCCTGGCGGGTGCCAGCGCCcgcagaaaggaaaaagaacgTGACACTG GACTGTGCCCAGGGCACCGCGCGCTGCCTGGCGTTCCGCTGCCCGCTGCACAGCTTTGAGCGCGCTGCCGTGCTCACCGCCCGCGGGCGGCTCTGGAACAGCACCTTCCTGGAG GAGTTCCTGGCCGTCACCTCAGTGGAGCTGATCGTGCGCGCCAGCGTCTCGGTGACCTCCTCCATCAAGAACCTGGTGCTGAAGGACGCCTCCACGCAG ATCCCCGTCACCATCTACTTGGACCCCGGCGTGGCGGTGGCCGGCGGCGTGCCCTGGTGGGTCATCCTCCTGGCCGTGCTGGCCGGCATCCTCGTCCTGGCCCTGCTGGTCTTCATCCTCTGGAAG TGCGGCTTCTTCAAGCGGAGCAGCCAAACCTCCCGCTACACCACTAATTATTACCGGGCCCGCCGGAGGCTGCAGCCCTCCGAGGCGGACAAGCAGGCTCTGGAGGGCCAGCGGTAA